The DNA sequence AATAATTGCAACAAAAATACCGGCCAAAATCCCGGAAACAGTACCTATAAGAATTCCCACAGCATTTCCGGTCGGGATCCCAACAATAATCCCGGCTAAAATTCCGGATAAAATGCTGTTTGCCATCCGGTTTTTTTCAATTTCCTGTAAAATTAGATCACGCATAGAAATTAATTTTTGGCAAACTTAAATTATTTTATCACAATAATTCTTTTTTAGGCTCCCAAAAGTGTTCATTAAAATTTACTACCCGGTTGTTTTCTATTATTATTCCTTCTTTTTCAAGCAATTCCTTCATTGTATCAGGTGTTTCAAAATGATGCTTGCCCGTTAACAAACCATTTCTGTTTACAACCCTGTGTGCCGGCACATCAACTTCACTATGCGATTTATTCATTGCCCACCCTACCATCCGGGCACTGCTTTTCAGCCCTAAATATTCAGCTACGGCACCATAAGAGGTTATCCGCCCTTCCGGAATAAGTTGTACGACCTGGTAAACATCTTCGAAGAAGTTTTTTATTTTCAAAATAAATAAATTGGCGGAGAGAGGGGGATTCGAACCCCCGGTACCCGTTGCCAGGTACGGCAGT is a window from the Cytophagales bacterium genome containing:
- a CDS encoding MGMT family protein: MKIKNFFEDVYQVVQLIPEGRITSYGAVAEYLGLKSSARMVGWAMNKSHSEVDVPAHRVVNRNGLLTGKHHFETPDTMKELLEKEGIIIENNRVVNFNEHFWEPKKELL